The nucleotide window GGCATGCCAGAGCATGGTGTCGATGGCGGTCTGGCCGAGAATGCTGCGGACGCCTGGCAGGGGCACCGCCAACAGCATTTCGTAAAAGCCGGCAGCCACGGTGAAGAAGCTGATCCCGCTGCAGGCCACCAGGTTGTACCAGCCCACATCATGGAATCCACTGCGGGTCACTGGCAGGGCGAGAAAGCGGAAGACCCGTTTCTCCAAGGGATAAAACGCGCCAGCGAAGTCGAAGGCGATCCCGATCGAGAACAGCCCGATGGTGAGATGCACCAAGTTGGGGTGAAGGGGAATCGCGTAGGGAAGATCGTTAGCGCCAAGGGAGTCGGCGATGTCGTTGATCGGCGACGCAATCGCGGAAAGAAGAGTCATGACACCACCCCATTGCGGATTGCTTCCACCACAGGCACAGTGTGGAGCCCGTAAACCCACACGAGTTTGTCT belongs to Synechococcus sp. WH 7805 and includes:
- a CDS encoding DUF2231 domain-containing protein encodes the protein MTLLSAIASPINDIADSLGANDLPYAIPLHPNLVHLTIGLFSIGIAFDFAGAFYPLEKRVFRFLALPVTRSGFHDVGWYNLVACSGISFFTVAAGFYEMLLAVPLPGVRSILGQTAIDTMLWHAIGGVAILMVIVAMTVWRGYQRFVWRKDLGRQVTWLYLLCGASMLMVMGLHGSLGAWLASDFGVHITADQLLAAGADLNEVLP